One segment of Streptosporangium brasiliense DNA contains the following:
- a CDS encoding S9 family peptidase, protein MSSQTPPTAKKVPSERVHHGDTVVDDYAWLTVKDDPETIAYLEAENAYTQQATAHLKPLQETIFQEIKDRTLETDLTVPTRKNGWWYYSRTEEGKQYGIQCRVAADGEAPPELEAGEALPGEQILLDGNELAGDSDFFSIGTSAVSPDGTMLAYSVNFTGDERFTLKVKDLTTGETLPDEISGIFYGGAWSADGTAFFYTTVDEAWRPNQVHRHTIGTEAKDDVLVHEEGDERFWIGIGLSRSERYLVLSAGSKITSEIRILEADDPTGEFRLVRPRETGVEYGVDHAGDHFLILHNKNAENFELATAPLDAPGDWTPLIEHRADTRLLDVDAFQSHTVVHFRREGLTGIRVLPGGAEPYEISFPEPIYDVSPAGNPEFTAERLRLGYTSMITPPSVYDYDLRTRELILLKRKAVLGGYDPADYEQFREWATASDGTRVPISIVVRKGTERPAPTVLYGYGSYEISIDPSFSVARLSLLDRGFVFAIAHVRGGGEMGRRWYEDGKFQKKKNTFTDFVAAAEHLKAEGWSSAIVARGGSAGGLLMGAVANLAPEAFAGVVAEVPFVDALNTILDPSLPLTVIEWDEWGDPLHNADVYGYMKSYSPYENVDGRVYPPILAITSLNDTRVFYHEPAKWIAKLRDLADGGPFLLKTEMGAGHGGRSGRYDSWREEALTLSWILDTAKADQ, encoded by the coding sequence GTGAGCAGCCAGACGCCGCCTACGGCGAAGAAGGTTCCCAGCGAGCGCGTGCACCACGGGGACACCGTGGTCGATGACTACGCGTGGCTGACAGTCAAGGACGACCCCGAGACGATCGCCTATCTGGAGGCGGAGAACGCCTACACGCAGCAGGCGACCGCCCACCTCAAGCCTTTGCAGGAAACGATCTTCCAGGAGATCAAGGACCGGACCCTGGAGACGGACCTCACCGTCCCCACCCGCAAGAACGGCTGGTGGTACTACTCCCGGACCGAGGAGGGCAAGCAGTACGGCATCCAGTGCCGGGTGGCGGCCGACGGTGAGGCGCCCCCGGAGCTGGAGGCGGGCGAGGCGCTCCCCGGTGAGCAGATCCTGCTGGACGGCAACGAGCTGGCCGGAGACAGCGATTTCTTCTCCATCGGCACCAGCGCGGTCAGCCCCGACGGCACCATGCTGGCCTACTCCGTCAACTTCACCGGCGACGAGCGCTTCACCCTGAAGGTGAAGGACCTCACCACCGGGGAGACCCTCCCCGACGAGATCTCCGGCATCTTCTACGGCGGCGCCTGGTCGGCCGACGGCACCGCGTTCTTCTACACGACCGTCGACGAGGCCTGGCGGCCCAACCAGGTCCACCGGCACACCATCGGCACCGAGGCCAAGGACGACGTGCTCGTCCACGAGGAGGGCGACGAGCGGTTCTGGATCGGCATCGGGCTCAGCCGCAGCGAGCGCTACCTCGTGCTCTCGGCCGGGAGCAAGATCACCAGTGAGATCCGCATCCTCGAGGCGGACGACCCGACGGGCGAGTTCCGCCTCGTCCGGCCCCGGGAGACCGGTGTCGAATACGGCGTCGACCACGCCGGCGACCACTTCCTGATCCTGCACAACAAGAACGCGGAGAACTTCGAGCTGGCCACCGCGCCGCTCGACGCCCCGGGTGACTGGACCCCGCTGATCGAGCACCGCGCCGACACCCGGCTGCTCGACGTCGACGCCTTCCAGAGCCACACCGTCGTGCACTTCCGCCGCGAGGGCCTCACCGGCATCCGCGTCCTGCCCGGGGGCGCCGAGCCGTACGAGATCTCCTTCCCGGAGCCGATCTACGATGTCTCGCCCGCGGGCAACCCGGAGTTCACCGCCGAACGGCTCCGCCTCGGCTACACCAGCATGATCACCCCGCCTTCGGTCTACGACTACGACCTGCGGACGCGCGAGCTGATCCTGCTGAAGCGGAAAGCCGTGCTCGGTGGCTACGACCCGGCCGACTACGAGCAGTTCCGCGAGTGGGCCACCGCCTCCGACGGCACCCGTGTCCCCATCTCGATCGTGGTCAGGAAGGGCACCGAGCGGCCCGCGCCCACCGTGCTGTACGGCTACGGCAGCTACGAGATCTCGATCGACCCGTCGTTCTCGGTGGCCCGGCTCAGCCTGCTCGACAGGGGCTTCGTCTTCGCCATCGCGCACGTCAGGGGCGGCGGCGAGATGGGCCGCCGTTGGTACGAGGACGGCAAGTTCCAGAAGAAGAAGAACACCTTCACCGACTTCGTCGCCGCCGCCGAGCACCTCAAGGCGGAGGGCTGGTCGAGCGCGATCGTCGCCCGGGGCGGGTCGGCCGGCGGGCTGCTGATGGGCGCGGTCGCCAACCTCGCGCCGGAGGCGTTCGCGGGTGTGGTCGCCGAGGTGCCGTTCGTGGACGCGCTGAACACGATCCTCGACCCGTCGCTGCCGCTGACCGTCATCGAGTGGGACGAGTGGGGCGACCCGCTGCACAACGCCGACGTGTACGGATACATGAAGTCCTACTCGCCCTACGAGAACGTGGACGGGCGGGTCTACCCGCCGATCCTCGCCATCACCAGCCTCAACGACACCCGCGTCTTCTATCACGAGCCCGCCAAGTGGATCGCGAAGCTGCGCGACCTCGCGGACGGCGGGCCGTTCCTGCTCAAGACGGAGATGGGCGCCGGGCACGGCGGCCGCAGCGGCAGGTACGACTCCTGGCGCGAGGAGGCGCTGACCCTCTCCTGGATCCTCGACACAGCCAAGGCGGACCAGTGA
- the mgrA gene encoding L-glyceraldehyde 3-phosphate reductase, with translation MTYIAADDRYDGLQPYNRVGKSGLKLPAVSLGLWHNFGDDKPFETQRAILRRAFDRGVTHFDLANNYGPPYGSAESNFGRHFREDFARYRDELVISTKAGYDMWPGPYGEWGSRKYLLSSLDQSLKRMGLDYVDIFYSHRFDPDTPLEETMGALDHAVRSGRALYAGISSYSPEHTAEAARILREMGTPLLIHQPSYSMMNRWIEGGLLDVLEEEGVGCIAFSPLAQGMLTDRYLNGVPEGSRASLGHFLTPEMLTDESMRHIRTLNGIAEGRGQSLAQMALAWALRDRRVTSVLIGASSVRQLDDSLGAVENLSFTDEELETIDKDAVEAGINIWSRSSEA, from the coding sequence GTGACCTACATCGCGGCGGACGACAGATACGACGGGCTCCAGCCGTACAACCGGGTCGGCAAGAGCGGGCTCAAGCTGCCGGCGGTCTCTCTGGGGCTCTGGCACAACTTCGGCGACGACAAGCCCTTCGAGACCCAGCGGGCCATCCTCAGGAGGGCCTTCGACCGGGGGGTGACCCACTTCGACCTGGCCAACAACTACGGCCCGCCGTACGGCTCGGCGGAGAGCAACTTCGGCCGGCACTTCCGGGAGGACTTCGCGCGCTACCGCGACGAGCTGGTCATCTCCACCAAGGCCGGATACGACATGTGGCCCGGCCCCTACGGCGAGTGGGGGTCGCGGAAATACCTGCTGTCCAGCCTCGACCAGTCGCTGAAGCGGATGGGGCTGGACTACGTCGACATCTTCTACAGCCACCGGTTCGACCCGGACACGCCGCTGGAGGAGACGATGGGCGCGCTGGACCACGCGGTCCGGTCGGGCCGGGCGCTCTACGCGGGCATCTCGTCCTACTCCCCGGAGCACACGGCCGAGGCCGCCCGGATCCTGCGCGAGATGGGCACGCCGCTGCTGATCCACCAGCCGTCCTACTCGATGATGAACCGGTGGATCGAGGGCGGCCTGCTCGACGTCCTGGAGGAGGAGGGCGTGGGCTGCATCGCGTTCTCGCCGCTGGCGCAGGGCATGCTGACCGACCGCTACCTCAACGGCGTCCCCGAGGGGTCGAGGGCCTCGCTGGGGCACTTCCTCACCCCGGAGATGCTCACCGACGAGAGCATGCGCCACATCCGCACGCTCAACGGGATCGCCGAGGGGCGCGGCCAGTCCCTCGCGCAGATGGCGCTGGCGTGGGCGCTGCGCGACCGGCGGGTCACCTCGGTGCTGATCGGCGCGAGCAGTGTCCGGCAGCTGGACGACAGCCTCGGGGCGGTGGAGAACCTGTCCTTCACCGATGAGGAGCTGGAGACGATCGACAAGGACGCGGTCGAGGCGGGCATCAACATCTGGTCCCGCTCCAGCGAAGCCTGA